AGAAAGTCTTCGCGCCACGCGGCTTCTCGCCAGCGAGGGCTTTTACGATTTCGCCGTGGGCCGGGTCCATGCCGTCATGCATTACGTGGCCGAAGCCTTCCTCATCCGCCATGGCTATGCCGTGGCCGATCCAGGAAGCGTGGCTTCGGCCTTTGCCCTGCACCTGACCGCCACGGGCTACCTGCCCGAAACCTTCAACCGCTTCCTCGTCGAAGCCGCCCGGTTGCGCGACCGGGCC
This sequence is a window from Desulfovibrio sp. TomC. Protein-coding genes within it:
- a CDS encoding HEPN domain-containing protein — protein: MNTIPALIAKAEESLRATRLLASEGFYDFAVGRVHAVMHYVAEAFLIRHGYAVADPGSVASAFALHLTATGYLPETFNRFLVEAARLRDRAEYQTDTGITADDVSEQIDRAKAFLYLAREELSDTPK